A portion of the Sandaracinobacteroides saxicola genome contains these proteins:
- a CDS encoding hypervirulence associated TUDOR domain-containing protein, translating into MIATLRVGAKVSWHYGSGTAHGRVVDIFERRVQRTLKGAKVTRNGSAKNPAVLVETEGGDRALKLRSELSVG; encoded by the coding sequence ATGATAGCGACACTGCGGGTCGGGGCGAAGGTGAGCTGGCATTATGGTTCGGGCACGGCGCATGGGCGGGTGGTGGACATCTTCGAGCGGCGGGTGCAGCGGACGCTGAAGGGCGCGAAGGTCACGCGCAACGGCTCGGCGAAGAACCCCGCGGTGCTGGTGGAGACGGAGGGCGGCGACCGGGCGCTGAAACTGCGGTCGGAGCTGTCGGTCGGTTGA
- a CDS encoding mechanosensitive ion channel family protein has translation MDRVLTWWDGVQALVIAGALKVAAAILLYMVGRWLISFAIRALTGVLTRRNFDATLQRYIANILAVVLNVVLVIAILGYFGLETTSFAALLAGVGLAIGAAWSGLLGNFAAGAFLIIFRPYKVGDYVVAGGVEGTVVEIGLFNTTITAPDNVTTIVGNNKVSSEIIKNFSHNPYRRVERFAQLAFGVNPAEAIALLKADLATIPNVMAEPAPDVEILDFNERGTLLAVRPYCHTDHFWQVWFDTNRLIAEKFGAAGLPAPRTVHDVRQVE, from the coding sequence GTGGACCGTGTGTTGACCTGGTGGGATGGGGTGCAGGCGCTGGTGATTGCCGGTGCGCTGAAGGTGGCGGCGGCGATCCTGCTGTACATGGTGGGGCGCTGGCTGATCAGTTTCGCCATCCGCGCGCTGACCGGCGTGCTGACGCGGCGGAACTTCGACGCGACCTTGCAGCGCTACATCGCCAACATCCTGGCGGTGGTGCTGAACGTCGTTCTGGTCATCGCCATCCTGGGCTATTTCGGGTTGGAAACGACGAGCTTCGCCGCGCTGCTCGCGGGCGTGGGGCTGGCGATCGGGGCGGCGTGGAGCGGATTGCTGGGCAATTTCGCGGCGGGCGCGTTCCTGATCATCTTCCGGCCGTACAAGGTGGGGGATTATGTGGTGGCCGGTGGCGTGGAGGGCACGGTGGTGGAGATCGGCCTGTTCAACACCACGATCACCGCGCCGGACAATGTGACGACCATCGTGGGCAACAACAAGGTGTCGAGCGAGATCATCAAGAATTTCAGCCACAACCCGTACCGGCGGGTGGAGCGGTTCGCGCAGCTGGCGTTCGGGGTGAATCCGGCCGAGGCGATCGCGCTGTTGAAGGCCGATCTGGCGACGATACCGAATGTGATGGCGGAGCCGGCGCCGGACGTGGAGATCCTGGACTTCAACGAGCGTGGCACGCTGCTGGCGGTGCGGCCCTATTGCCATACCGACCATTTTTGGCAGGTCTGGTTCGATACCAACCGGCTGATCGCCGAGAAATTCGGGGCCGCGGGCCTGCCGGCGCCAAGGACGGTGCATGATGTGCGGCAGGTGGAATAG
- a CDS encoding type II toxin-antitoxin system VapC family toxin has translation MRAIDTNVIVRYITGDEPDQAAAARAALSAGQIFISTTVLLESEWVLRSAYGFAPAAVIAALRKLAGLPGVTLEDPALAARALDWSSRGMDFADALHLGSASHCTGFLSFDQRLARHATAMETTPVSHP, from the coding sequence ATGCGGGCAATCGATACCAACGTCATCGTCCGCTACATCACCGGTGACGAACCGGATCAGGCAGCCGCGGCCCGCGCCGCCCTTTCCGCCGGTCAGATTTTCATTTCAACCACCGTGCTTCTGGAAAGCGAATGGGTTCTGCGCAGCGCCTATGGTTTCGCACCGGCGGCCGTCATCGCAGCCCTGCGAAAACTGGCGGGGCTGCCAGGCGTGACGCTGGAAGATCCGGCGCTTGCCGCCCGGGCGCTCGACTGGTCGTCACGGGGCATGGACTTCGCCGATGCCCTGCACCTTGGCAGCGCATCCCATTGCACCGGCTTTCTCAGCTTCGACCAAAGACTGGCGCGGCATGCGACGGCGATGGAAACCACCCCCGTCTCCCATCCCTGA
- a CDS encoding AbrB/MazE/SpoVT family DNA-binding domain-containing protein, with protein sequence MSALATRLSTKGQLILPKAIRQARQWEAGTRLLVEEHEDGVLLKAAPWFAPTTIEETFGCLPYEGEPLTLDQMDAAIVAEARRVAGK encoded by the coding sequence ATGTCCGCACTCGCCACCCGGCTCTCCACCAAAGGCCAGCTGATCCTCCCCAAGGCCATCCGGCAAGCGCGGCAATGGGAGGCCGGTACACGCCTGCTTGTCGAGGAGCATGAGGACGGCGTCCTGCTGAAGGCCGCGCCCTGGTTCGCGCCGACCACCATCGAAGAAACCTTCGGCTGCCTGCCCTATGAGGGCGAGCCGTTGACCCTCGACCAGATGGACGCCGCCATTGTGGCGGAGGCTCGCCGGGTTGCCGGCAAATAA
- a CDS encoding class I SAM-dependent methyltransferase, whose amino-acid sequence MTRYVTHDLALAPTADEAAAQDFVSSLRNHVLNHLSTTLRTAFDADVAPTLPAHADARAVHKALKPHPAFRFYTATRIKAQEMVWASVRPTLERQRATLAACAAALAARPTGGTLTLNPDLPIPRNVSALDVHLMPGNYHLDGGEGDVAAGAMYDNGLSVFSFGLMGDTLDDIGRSVALWLTLNHPDFQPAHVLDLGCSVGHQTLPWVRAYPKAHVTGLDVGAACLRYAHARAQSMDLAAHFLQADATAVPLPDASQDLVFSSMFLHELPVKDIRAVFAEAHRLLKPGGLMLHYELPPNEALSPYDGFYLDWDSHYNAEPYYQGYRDLSPQTLCADAGFSDYFQTTVPSLGWYGETAIRQAKPADSSKTGRLADGVQWFIYGAWKR is encoded by the coding sequence ATGACCCGCTACGTCACCCACGACCTCGCGCTCGCCCCCACCGCGGACGAAGCCGCCGCGCAGGATTTCGTCTCCTCCTTGCGCAACCATGTCCTCAACCACCTCTCCACCACCCTCAGAACCGCCTTCGACGCCGATGTCGCCCCCACCCTTCCGGCGCACGCCGACGCCCGCGCCGTCCACAAGGCGCTGAAACCCCATCCCGCCTTCCGCTTCTACACCGCCACCCGCATCAAGGCGCAGGAGATGGTCTGGGCCAGCGTCCGCCCCACCCTCGAACGGCAGCGCGCCACCCTCGCCGCCTGCGCCGCCGCGCTTGCCGCGCGCCCCACCGGCGGCACCCTCACGCTGAACCCCGACCTGCCGATCCCCCGCAACGTCAGCGCGCTCGACGTCCACCTGATGCCCGGCAACTACCATCTCGATGGCGGAGAGGGCGACGTCGCCGCTGGCGCGATGTATGACAATGGCCTCAGCGTGTTCAGCTTCGGCCTGATGGGGGACACGCTCGACGACATCGGCCGCTCGGTCGCCCTCTGGCTCACCCTCAACCACCCGGATTTCCAGCCGGCGCACGTGCTCGACCTCGGCTGCTCGGTCGGCCACCAGACCCTCCCCTGGGTCCGCGCCTACCCAAAGGCCCATGTCACCGGCCTCGATGTCGGCGCCGCCTGCCTGCGCTACGCCCACGCCCGCGCCCAGTCCATGGACCTCGCCGCCCACTTCCTCCAGGCGGATGCCACCGCCGTCCCCCTCCCCGATGCCAGCCAGGACCTCGTCTTCAGCAGCATGTTCCTGCACGAACTCCCCGTGAAGGACATTCGCGCCGTCTTCGCCGAAGCCCACCGGCTCCTCAAGCCCGGCGGCCTCATGCTGCACTATGAACTGCCCCCCAACGAGGCGCTCAGCCCCTATGACGGCTTCTATCTCGACTGGGACAGCCACTATAACGCCGAACCCTATTACCAGGGCTACCGCGACCTCTCGCCCCAAACCCTCTGCGCCGACGCCGGCTTCAGCGACTATTTCCAGACCACCGTCCCCTCGCTCGGCTGGTATGGCGAAACCGCCATCCGTCAGGCGAAACCCGCCGACAGCAGCAAGACCGGCCGGCTGGCTGATGGCGTGCAATGGTTCATCTACGGCGCCTGGAAACGCTGA